Proteins co-encoded in one Lucilia cuprina isolate Lc7/37 chromosome X, ASM2204524v1, whole genome shotgun sequence genomic window:
- the LOC124420163 gene encoding ATP-dependent DNA helicase PIF1-like, whose protein sequence is MVSSEAKLSDTVVNGVYHFKIHDIFYHRAGALTADCGRPPTYAQLYFYDVETANQYRMSVAANIGCCESLMQELADELGRVNAFVCSFKSMSEYCQRPENLAVNVAMVIKINKNADFRRFNDAIYTDVAAIFTTDDGEPPFERNMVTFYKQTSTLRAISVLDSSLDPLSYPLLFPNGDTACHARGIASNDNEWRDCLNEAKETQSPRQLRQLFAFICSLNVPTNALQLWNEFKKDMSEDFFRDNSENISYNRSLLEIEDILITHNLSCQQLGLPTPVIIPNQNDFDQFDPDEEGSRFNEMYESANEEQRNVIDCVMREVLHHDTGSNVYCLTANAGCGKTFIQTAIIHKMNSLNLKCIPTAFSGIASTLLIGGRTLHSVFKIPIPVLENSVSSITANSPQSSFINSASLIMIDEISMCPLHALKLIDRLLRDLSTNANRNTLFGGKTILLCGDFRQILPVIPHSSRTTLIENSVTSWSEFAMFHRVTLTHNMRALPHEIEFINFLNLLGNGDIKTLPQFEDVIEIPRNLVGNAANIIEDMFGNIPENISMFRNFKSCNISTKNEDCYIINAEILNLIPGEEKAFYSVDKLICDDIREANNYPTEYLNSLNVSGLPPHKLVLKENSIVLLIRNFNTKNGLIAVDWVGRWPH, encoded by the exons ATGGTTAGCTCTGAAGCTAAATTATCCGATACTGTTGTAAATGGTGTCTACCATTTTAAGATTCATGATATATTTTATCATCGTGCTGGAGCACTGACTGCAGACTGTGGACGGCCACCTACTTACGcccaattatatttttatgatgtTGAAACTGCAAATCAATATAGAATGAGTGTAGCAGCGAATATTGGATGTTGTGAAAGCTTAATGCAAGAATTGGCTGACGAACTTGGTCGTGTTAATGCTTTTGTTTGCTCATTCAAATCAATGTCGGAATACTGCCAACGGCCCGAAAATTTAGCTGTGAACGTCGCTATGGTTATTAAGATTAACAAAAATGCAGATTTTCGCCGTTTTAATGATGCCATTTATACTGATGTGGCCGCAATTTTTACAACAGATGACGGAGAACCGCCATTTGAACGAAATATGGTCACATTCTATAAACAAACAAGCACACTTCGTGCTATTTCTGTGTTAGATTCTTCGCTAGACCCTTTGTCATATCCACTGTTGTTTCCAAATGGTGACACAG CGTGTCATGCCCGTGGTATTGCATCAAATGACAATGAATGGCGCGACTGTTTAAATGAAGCAAAAGAAACACAATCGCCACGACAATTACGCCAACTGTTTGCATTTATTTGTAGTCTAAATGTCCCAACAAATGCTTTACAATTATGGAATGAATTTAAGAAGGACATGAGTGAAGATTTCTTCAGAGATAACTCTGAAAATATTTCGTATAATCGAAGCCTTTTGGAAATAGAAGATATTCTTATAACACATAATCTTTCATGCCAACAACTTGGTCTTCCAACTCCAGTAATAATCCCCAACCAAAACGATTTTGATCAGTTCGATCCCGACGAAGAAGGCAGTCGTTTTAATGAAATGTATGAGAGTGCAAATGAAGAACAACGCAACGTTATAGATTGTGTTATGCGGGAAGTACTCCATCATGATACTGGCAGCaatgtttattgtttaacaGCAAATGCAGGATGTGGGAAAACATTTATCCAAACAGCAATTATACATAAAATGAATTCTCTAAATCTCAAATGCATTCCTACTGCCTTTAGTGGTATAGCGTCTACACTTCTGATTGGAGGTCGAACTTTGCATAGTGTATTTAAGATACCTATTCCAGTTCTGGAAAACTCTGTGTCAAGTATTACAGCTAACAGTCCCCAAAGTAGTTTTATCAATTCTGCTTCATTGATAATGATTGATGAAATTTCAATGTGCCCACTACATGCATTAAAACTAATTGACAGATTATTAAGAGACTTAAGTACGAATGCAAATAGAAACACATTATTCGGCGGAAAAACAATTCTATTGTGTGGTGATTTTCGACAAATTTTACCAGTAATACCTCATTCTTCACGTACTACTCTAATTGAAAATTCTGTTACTTCATGGTCTGAATTTGCTATGTTTCACCGTGTCACTTTAACACACAATATGAGAGCTCTACCACATGaaatagaatttattaattttcttaatttacttGGAAACGGTGACATAAAAACACTCCCACAATTTGAGGATGTCATTGAAATACCCAGAAATCTGGTTGGGAATGCAGCAAATATAATTGAAGATATGTTTGGCAATATACCAGAAAATATATCTATGTTCAGAAATTTTAAAAGCTGTAATATTAGCACCAAAAATGAAGACTGTTACATAATTAATGCCGAAATTCTCAACCTGATACCAGGAGAGGAAAAAGCGTTCTACAGTGTAGATAAACTTATTTGCGACGATATAAGAGAAGCTAATAATTACCCTACTGAAtacttaaattctttaaatgttAGTGGTTTACCTCCCCATAAATTGGTCCTAAAAGAGAACAGTATTGTACTACTTATCCGTAATTTCAATACTAAAAATGGATTG ATTGCGGTCGATTGGGTCGGCCGTTGGCCACACtag